In bacterium, the sequence AGTATATGTGGGGAGGCACAAGGCCGTGGTAAGAAGGCTAGCTACCTCCCGAAGCTAGCTGTTAGAAGCGCCACCGCCGCGTGTCCGCCCTCCCAGCTATTACCCGACAGGAGAATTCGCCGTTCAGTATTGTTTTATTAAAAAAGTACTGCTATAATTATAGCATAATTATTTATATTTTGTCAAGGGGGTGTGGTTCAGTGGTAGAATGCTTCTCTCCAAAAGAAGAGACCAGGGTTCGATTCCTTGCACCCCCGCTAAATGTTCACTAAAGAATCTCTAATTAAAGATTTAGTCAAAGAGGGTTTTCTCAAAACTCTCTCTTTTATAGAGGCCTTTGAAAAGATTGACCGGCTTGATTTCGTCCCGGAAAAATTAAAAAATGAGGCCTATTTCAATCAACCTTTGTCTATCGGGTTTGATCAGACGATTTCTCAGCCCTTGACAGTCGCCTTTATGCTGGAGCTTTTGGAACCGAAACCCGGCGAAAAAATTTTAGATGTCGGCGCCGGCAGCGGCTGGGTGAGCGCTCTTTTGGCTTATATTGTCGGAGAAAAAGGAAAAGTTTGCGCTTTTGAAAGAATCCCGGAGCTCTGTGAATTCGGCAAGAAAAATGTCGCTAAATATAACTTTATAGAAAAAGGCATTGTGGAGTTTTTTTGCGGCGACGCTTCAAAAGGATATTCTGAAGAAGCGCCATACGACAGAGTAATAGCCGGAGCCGCCGCCGAAGAAATTCCTTCGGCTTGGAAAGAAGAACTTAAAATTGGCGGCCGCCTGGTGATGCCGGTTGGGCATAATATAATAGTTCTGGATAAAATCAGTTCAACGGAATTTGAAAAAAAAGAGTTT encodes:
- the pcm gene encoding protein-L-isoaspartate O-methyltransferase encodes the protein MFTKESLIKDLVKEGFLKTLSFIEAFEKIDRLDFVPEKLKNEAYFNQPLSIGFDQTISQPLTVAFMLELLEPKPGEKILDVGAGSGWVSALLAYIVGEKGKVCAFERIPELCEFGKKNVAKYNFIEKGIVEFFCGDASKGYSEEAPYDRVIAGAAAEEIPSAWKEELKIGGRLVMPVGHNIIVLDKISSTEFEKKEFFGFSFVPLVKD